A stretch of Flavobacterium sp. N1994 DNA encodes these proteins:
- the galA gene encoding beta-galactosidase GalA, with protein sequence MKLKKSLLLGLLFCLISMAKAQEKISLDENWKFHFGHAANPEKDFDYGTKLLLHKSNVFETTIISPKFVDTTWSKINVPHDWLVELPFVQSNTHEMDSHGYKPVGRSYPETSIGWYRKHFTVDKSKRDKRFEIQFDGIYRNAEIWLNGFYVGTNFSGYVGNSYDVSDYINFEGDNVMVIRVDATQSEGWFYEGAGIYRHVWLNITNKNFIPEGGLYVHSEVKGKNATVSIETTVQNNSLNASSCSVYSYITDRNGKVLAKTSVQKVTLGIHKDFTLKQQVNLNNARLWSLEDPYLYKVISVVKAGNQIVHQTKTRFGIKTVKFDANEGFFLNGKHIKIQGTNNHQDHAGIGSALPDYLQYYRIKLLKQMGSNAYRTSHNAPTPELLEACDSLGMLVLDEQRLLNSSPEYTDQFKRLIKRDRNHPSVFLWSIGNEEQNIQGNEFGKRIAQSLLAIQKDLDPTRTSTYAADMGNDFKGVNEVIPIRGFNYREYAVADYHRDHPNQPLLGTEMGSTVTTRGIYEKDSIRAYVPDQDITAPWWASKAETWWKLAAENKYWLGGFVWTGFDYRGEPTPYQWPNINSHFGIMDVCGFPKNIYYYYKSWWTNEEVLHISPHWNWPDKMGKPIDVWVNSNADDVELFLNGKSLGKKVMPRNSHLQWEVLYEPGTLEAIAHKKGKKLTTKIETTGQAINVVLTPDKTILTADGKDATVVNVSLTDDKGREVPDANNLIKFTVTADAKIIGVGNGDPSSHEADKCKDGEWQRSTFNGKCQVIIQAGETSSSIKLEAKSNGLQSATITLISKP encoded by the coding sequence ATGAAACTCAAAAAATCATTATTACTCGGATTACTGTTTTGCTTGATTTCCATGGCAAAGGCACAAGAAAAAATTAGTCTTGACGAAAATTGGAAATTCCATTTTGGTCACGCTGCCAATCCAGAAAAAGACTTTGATTACGGAACCAAATTGTTGCTCCATAAATCAAATGTCTTTGAGACTACAATTATCAGTCCAAAATTTGTGGATACAACCTGGAGTAAAATAAACGTCCCACACGATTGGCTTGTCGAACTTCCTTTTGTTCAATCCAACACACACGAAATGGATTCTCATGGTTACAAACCAGTAGGGCGCTCTTATCCGGAAACCAGTATTGGTTGGTATCGGAAACATTTTACTGTCGATAAATCAAAAAGAGACAAACGTTTCGAAATCCAATTCGATGGCATCTACAGAAATGCTGAAATTTGGTTAAACGGATTTTATGTCGGCACCAACTTCAGTGGATATGTCGGCAATTCTTATGATGTTTCGGATTATATCAATTTTGAAGGCGATAATGTGATGGTCATTCGAGTGGATGCAACACAATCTGAGGGTTGGTTTTATGAAGGCGCTGGAATCTACAGGCATGTTTGGTTAAATATCACCAACAAAAACTTTATCCCTGAAGGCGGATTGTATGTTCATTCAGAAGTAAAAGGCAAAAATGCTACAGTATCCATTGAAACTACCGTTCAAAACAACTCATTAAATGCTTCTTCATGTTCCGTTTACTCCTATATAACAGATAGAAACGGAAAAGTGTTAGCCAAGACATCAGTGCAAAAAGTCACATTAGGAATTCATAAAGACTTCACCTTAAAGCAGCAAGTAAATCTAAACAATGCCCGCCTTTGGTCGTTAGAAGATCCGTATTTATACAAAGTGATTTCAGTAGTCAAGGCTGGTAACCAAATTGTACATCAAACCAAAACCCGATTCGGAATTAAAACCGTAAAATTTGATGCTAATGAAGGTTTTTTTCTTAACGGAAAGCATATCAAAATTCAAGGCACCAACAATCATCAAGATCATGCAGGAATAGGTAGCGCCTTGCCTGATTATTTGCAATACTATCGAATCAAACTACTGAAACAGATGGGCTCAAATGCCTACCGAACAAGCCATAACGCTCCTACTCCAGAACTTTTAGAGGCTTGTGATAGCTTAGGAATGTTAGTGTTAGATGAGCAACGATTACTAAACAGTAGTCCAGAATATACCGATCAATTCAAACGTTTAATTAAACGCGACAGAAATCATCCTTCCGTATTCTTATGGTCAATAGGAAATGAAGAACAAAACATACAAGGAAATGAATTTGGCAAAAGAATTGCACAATCCCTACTAGCTATTCAAAAAGATTTGGACCCAACCAGAACTAGTACTTATGCAGCCGATATGGGTAATGATTTTAAAGGGGTTAATGAAGTAATTCCAATACGAGGATTCAATTACAGAGAATATGCTGTTGCCGACTATCATCGCGACCATCCCAACCAACCTCTTCTTGGAACCGAAATGGGAAGTACAGTTACCACTCGTGGTATTTATGAAAAAGATAGTATAAGAGCTTATGTTCCTGATCAAGACATCACTGCTCCTTGGTGGGCTAGTAAAGCTGAAACTTGGTGGAAACTCGCTGCCGAAAACAAGTATTGGCTTGGTGGTTTTGTTTGGACAGGGTTTGATTATCGTGGTGAACCGACACCGTATCAGTGGCCGAATATCAATTCGCATTTTGGCATTATGGATGTTTGCGGTTTCCCAAAAAACATTTATTACTATTATAAAAGTTGGTGGACCAATGAAGAGGTACTTCACATTTCCCCGCATTGGAACTGGCCTGATAAAATGGGTAAACCAATTGATGTTTGGGTAAATTCTAATGCAGATGATGTGGAATTATTTTTAAACGGAAAGAGTTTGGGCAAAAAAGTCATGCCAAGAAACAGCCATTTACAATGGGAAGTACTTTATGAGCCTGGAACTTTAGAAGCTATTGCGCATAAAAAAGGTAAAAAACTAACCACAAAAATAGAAACAACTGGACAAGCTATAAATGTAGTGCTGACTCCAGATAAAACTATATTGACTGCTGACGGAAAAGACGCAACAGTTGTCAACGTTTCTCTAACCGATGATAAAGGTAGAGAAGTACCAGATGCTAATAACCTAATTAAATTCACTGTCACTGCTGACGCCAAAATCATTGGGGTTGGAAATGGTGACCCTAGCTCTCATGAAGCCGATAAATGCAAGGATGGGGAATGGCAAAGAAGTACTTTCAATGGCAAATGTCAAGTTATCATTCAGGCAGGGGAAACATCAAGTTCCATAAAACTGGAAGCCAAATCAAACGGATTACAATCGGCAACAATTACTCTTATCTCTAAGCCATGA
- the galK gene encoding galactokinase yields MKKKLIQQTTEHFEIMFQQKPDYIFLSPGRINIIGEHVDYNDGFVMPAAINKYICFAISKNENSKCTLVAKDLNDTYQFDINDELKPIDTMWANYILGVLQQLKEKGFAMSGFTIVFSSTIPMGAGLSSSAALECGIGYAMNKLFHLGLTKEDIALIGQKAEHTFAGVNCGIMDQFASVFGKKNSVIKLDCNTLEYEYYKADFKKYSLLLLDSNVKHTHLTSGYNVRRQEVELGLSIIKQHFPEVRTFRNCTESMVLELKDTLGETVFKRCHFVVNEIQRVKEAAEALNNSDFKRLGKLMSKTHEGLSKEYEVSCEEIDFLVDAVQHEKTVLGARMMGGGFGGCSINLVKKGSESKLIEKITERYQKAFGIELKAYKVKISKGASLYKN; encoded by the coding sequence ATGAAGAAAAAATTAATTCAACAAACGACAGAACATTTCGAAATAATGTTTCAACAAAAACCTGACTATATTTTCCTTTCTCCAGGAAGAATCAACATTATTGGTGAACACGTTGATTACAATGATGGTTTTGTTATGCCCGCTGCCATCAATAAATACATCTGCTTTGCCATTTCAAAAAATGAAAATTCTAAATGCACTCTCGTTGCGAAAGATTTAAACGATACCTACCAATTTGATATCAATGACGAATTGAAACCCATTGATACAATGTGGGCCAATTATATTTTAGGGGTTTTACAGCAACTCAAAGAGAAAGGATTTGCAATGAGTGGCTTTACCATTGTTTTCAGTAGCACCATCCCAATGGGCGCTGGACTTTCTTCCTCTGCAGCACTTGAATGTGGAATAGGTTATGCCATGAATAAATTGTTTCATTTAGGGTTAACCAAAGAAGATATAGCGCTTATAGGTCAAAAGGCAGAACACACTTTTGCTGGAGTCAATTGCGGCATTATGGATCAATTCGCTTCCGTTTTTGGAAAAAAGAACAGTGTCATTAAACTAGATTGTAATACTCTGGAATATGAATACTACAAAGCTGATTTTAAAAAATATTCGTTACTTTTATTAGATAGCAATGTAAAACACACGCATTTAACATCAGGCTATAACGTTAGAAGACAAGAAGTAGAATTAGGATTATCAATTATCAAACAACATTTTCCAGAAGTTAGAACCTTTAGAAATTGTACTGAAAGCATGGTATTAGAATTGAAAGACACTTTAGGCGAAACCGTTTTCAAACGATGCCATTTTGTGGTAAATGAAATTCAGCGTGTAAAAGAAGCAGCAGAGGCTTTAAATAATTCTGATTTTAAAAGATTAGGTAAATTAATGTCAAAAACTCACGAAGGATTATCAAAAGAGTACGAAGTAAGTTGTGAAGAAATCGACTTTTTAGTGGATGCTGTTCAACATGAAAAAACCGTTTTAGGTGCTCGAATGATGGGCGGCGGTTTTGGAGGATGTTCTATCAATTTAGTGAAAAAAGGCTCTGAATCCAAACTCATTGAGAAAATAACAGAACGCTATCAAAAAGCTTTTGGTATCGAATTAAAAGCATACAAAGTAAAAATTTCTAAAGGCGCTTCGCTTTACAAAAACTAA